One window from the genome of Myxococcales bacterium encodes:
- a CDS encoding protein kinase — MTAATPSDPRLGSVIDGRYTLVRRLGAGGTGVVYEAEQRAMGRRVAVKMLNAVAADDPEWVQRFRDEAMTSARLVHPNTIRVYDVGQTSDGALFMVMELLEGHSVRHMLREGAFAAPRVLKILLQACASLAEAHGLGIIHRDIKADNVFLLQMGGAADYVKVLDFSVAKLLHEGGVKTRAGLVLGTPQYMSPEQCRGLPLDPRSDLYSLGILAYEMATGRLPFTAADPRDVLTMQLRQPVPPLDASVATPLADIIYCALQKEPSQRFGHAGAMMRACEEALDRQGELSAPPPRASAPRLGPAQPTMVATAVEGGAARADAPGQAPMPVALPPGAKTLVASLAAPAAAAAAAADHARGPRGRTAVLSAPMPMSPASPRSPAESRGAGRKKDGVLLVLLGISIGVIAFVAVKLFLAL; from the coding sequence ATGACCGCTGCAACCCCGTCTGATCCACGCCTCGGCTCGGTCATCGACGGCCGCTACACCCTCGTGCGCCGGCTTGGCGCTGGTGGCACCGGGGTGGTGTACGAGGCCGAGCAGCGCGCGATGGGGCGCAGGGTCGCGGTAAAAATGCTAAACGCCGTCGCGGCCGATGACCCGGAGTGGGTGCAGCGCTTTCGCGACGAAGCGATGACGTCGGCGCGCCTGGTGCATCCCAACACCATTCGCGTCTATGACGTCGGCCAAACCAGCGACGGCGCGTTGTTCATGGTGATGGAACTGCTCGAAGGCCACAGCGTGCGCCACATGCTGCGCGAGGGCGCCTTCGCCGCGCCGCGCGTCTTAAAGATCTTGCTGCAAGCGTGTGCGTCGTTAGCGGAGGCACATGGGCTGGGCATTATTCATCGCGACATCAAGGCGGACAACGTGTTCTTGCTGCAGATGGGCGGCGCGGCCGACTACGTCAAGGTCCTCGACTTTTCGGTTGCCAAGTTGCTCCACGAGGGCGGCGTCAAGACACGCGCGGGGCTGGTGCTGGGGACCCCGCAATACATGTCCCCGGAGCAGTGTCGCGGCCTGCCGCTTGATCCGCGCAGCGACCTTTATTCGCTCGGCATCTTGGCCTATGAGATGGCGACCGGCCGCCTGCCATTTACCGCCGCCGATCCGCGCGACGTCTTAACGATGCAGCTTCGCCAACCAGTGCCGCCCTTGGACGCCTCGGTCGCCACGCCCTTGGCCGACATTATTTATTGCGCCTTACAAAAGGAGCCCTCGCAACGTTTTGGCCACGCCGGCGCGATGATGCGCGCGTGCGAAGAAGCGCTGGACCGTCAGGGCGAGCTGAGTGCGCCGCCGCCGAGGGCGAGCGCACCGCGCCTGGGTCCGGCGCAGCCAACGATGGTAGCCACCGCGGTTGAAGGTGGCGCCGCGCGCGCGGACGCGCCAGGTCAAGCGCCCATGCCGGTCGCCCTGCCGCCCGGCGCGAAGACGCTCGTGGCCTCGCTCGCCGCGCCGGCCGCCGCCGCCGCCGCCGCCGCCGATCATGCCCGCGGCCCCCGAGGACGCACCGCCGTGCTCTCAGCGCCCATGCCTATGTCGCCCGCGTCCCCACGATCACCAGCCGAGTCCCGCGGAGCAGGCCGCAAAAAAGACGGGGTCTTGTTGGTGCTGCTCGGCATCTCGATCGGCGTCATCGCGTTTGTTGCGGTGAAACTCTTCTTGGCTCTATGA
- a CDS encoding serine/threonine-protein phosphatase, with amino-acid sequence MTTDFRFREVLARHRLECVALTDVGVARDHNEDAFWVDEDFGAFVVCDGMGGHAAGDVASHIATKVIASTIVRTPSSGKTEPLRRAMERANEAVFTRSQIDPACKGMGTTGVGLRLEDDVFHICHCGDSRAYLFRQQQLTQLTRDHSLHNLYQERPDLRGTMGEAQSNMIVRALGLSLTCDVEHRSMPVDVGDIYLLCSDGLTDLVGDDHIANVMRRNRHLGDMGGRLVDMANDAGGRDNITVVLIAVR; translated from the coding sequence ATGACGACCGATTTCCGTTTTCGCGAGGTGCTGGCGCGTCACCGCCTGGAATGCGTTGCGCTGACCGATGTGGGCGTCGCGCGCGATCATAACGAGGACGCCTTTTGGGTCGATGAAGATTTTGGCGCGTTCGTGGTGTGCGATGGCATGGGCGGCCACGCGGCGGGTGACGTCGCCTCGCATATCGCCACCAAGGTGATCGCCAGCACGATCGTGCGTACGCCCAGCAGCGGCAAGACCGAGCCCCTGCGCCGCGCCATGGAGCGCGCCAATGAGGCCGTGTTTACGCGCAGCCAAATCGATCCCGCCTGCAAGGGCATGGGCACCACCGGCGTCGGCCTGCGGCTCGAAGACGACGTCTTTCACATCTGCCACTGCGGCGACTCGCGCGCGTATCTGTTCCGCCAGCAGCAGCTCACGCAGCTAACGCGCGACCATTCGCTGCACAATCTCTACCAAGAGCGTCCCGATTTACGCGGCACGATGGGCGAGGCGCAATCAAATATGATCGTCCGCGCGCTCGGGCTGTCGCTGACCTGCGACGTCGAACATCGCAGCATGCCGGTCGACGTAGGCGATATCTATCTCTTGTGCAGCGATGGCCTAACGGATTTAGTAGGCGACGATCACATCGCCAACGTGATGCGCCGCAATCGCCACTTAGGCGACATGGGTGGCCGGCTCGTCGACATGGCCAATGACGCCGGCGGCCGCGACAATATTACCGTCGTCCTTATCGCGGTGCGCTAG
- a CDS encoding tetratricopeptide repeat protein, protein MAIAAKRYLDRGLAALRSGDHATAVEALTSAGQLVPAYAPVSQWLVVAHARAGALNEAVAVAQQALARAPGQRDAMWLWLLLAEALLAAGRVRPAAEAYDQVAAMLAADAQADVRVRLAMGRARIAAAQRQWPAVVDALLGRAR, encoded by the coding sequence GTGGCTATTGCCGCCAAGCGATACCTTGATCGAGGCCTGGCCGCGCTGCGCAGCGGTGACCATGCGACGGCGGTTGAGGCGTTGACGTCGGCTGGCCAGCTGGTGCCAGCCTACGCCCCGGTGAGCCAATGGCTCGTCGTCGCGCACGCGCGTGCCGGTGCGCTAAATGAAGCGGTCGCGGTGGCGCAACAAGCCCTCGCGCGCGCGCCAGGGCAGCGCGATGCGATGTGGCTGTGGCTGCTGCTCGCGGAGGCCCTGCTCGCCGCGGGCCGCGTCAGGCCGGCGGCCGAGGCCTATGATCAAGTCGCGGCCATGCTCGCTGCCGACGCGCAAGCCGACGTGCGCGTGCGCCTGGCGATGGGGCGCGCGAGGATCGCCGCGGCGCAGCGGCAATGGCCGGCCGTAGTTGACGCGCTGCTTGGTCGTGCGCGCTAA
- a CDS encoding DUF1257 domain-containing protein produces the protein MSHFTKCELKITNREALKLALADLGHVFAEAEAGQQVVVRGYRGDTLKAAMSINLGQYDVGVLDNGNGTYELTADWWGVETTRGISEKEFRDTVSQRYQYHNVKMACDAQGYQLEEEVNEEDGSIRLVVRKWVSE, from the coding sequence ATGAGTCATTTCACCAAATGCGAATTAAAGATTACCAACCGCGAGGCGCTCAAGCTTGCGCTGGCTGATCTGGGTCATGTCTTTGCCGAGGCGGAGGCTGGGCAGCAGGTCGTCGTGCGCGGCTATCGCGGCGATACGCTCAAGGCCGCGATGTCGATTAACCTTGGCCAGTACGATGTTGGCGTCCTCGACAACGGCAATGGCACCTATGAGTTGACGGCGGATTGGTGGGGCGTCGAAACCACCCGCGGCATCTCCGAGAAAGAATTCCGCGACACGGTCAGCCAGCGCTACCAGTATCACAACGTCAAGATGGCGTGCGATGCGCAAGGCTACCAGCTCGAGGAAGAGGTGAACGAGGAGGACGGTTCGATCCGCCTCGTCGTGAGAAAGTGGGTTAGCGAATAA
- a CDS encoding DUF4157 domain-containing protein: MADRALDDEVEELTEDIARRWAPERLGRMVASRAGGGEALPWHLRQRFESDLGVDLAHVRVFRGEFAQHVAKERGADALTVGDTGMVLLGQQAASAGGSVFAQRVLAHEVAHVAQGAKGLFARGPVSAPADQQTLEVEAHRYEAQFVDDKAPSPPSQLREQVRRRVRDMVQAWLASEHDRRGLGEG, from the coding sequence ATGGCCGATCGCGCGCTCGACGACGAGGTGGAGGAGCTGACCGAGGATATCGCTCGGCGGTGGGCACCCGAACGTCTTGGCCGCATGGTGGCGTCGCGTGCGGGCGGCGGCGAAGCGTTGCCATGGCATCTGCGCCAGCGCTTCGAAAGCGACCTTGGCGTCGACCTGGCACACGTGCGCGTGTTTCGCGGTGAGTTTGCGCAGCATGTTGCCAAGGAGCGGGGCGCCGACGCGCTTACCGTGGGCGATACAGGCATGGTGCTGCTCGGCCAGCAGGCGGCCAGCGCCGGCGGTTCGGTATTTGCGCAGCGCGTGCTCGCGCATGAAGTGGCGCACGTTGCGCAAGGCGCGAAGGGCTTGTTCGCCCGCGGCCCGGTCTCTGCGCCCGCCGATCAGCAAACGCTAGAGGTAGAGGCGCATCGCTATGAGGCGCAATTTGTCGACGACAAGGCGCCATCGCCGCCGAGCCAATTGCGCGAGCAAGTGCGAAGGCGCGTGCGCGACATGGTGCAGGCGTGGTTGGCGAGCGAGCATGATCGCCGCGGGTTGGGCGAGGGGTAA
- a CDS encoding DUF2997 domain-containing protein, whose protein sequence is MRKQDLEITISPTGEVAFVVKGMAGKGCLAETKFLEAALGGGVTSREMTSEYYGAGAGATQEAAIVAGEDE, encoded by the coding sequence ATGCGCAAACAGGACTTGGAAATCACGATCTCGCCGACGGGCGAGGTGGCGTTCGTCGTCAAGGGCATGGCCGGCAAAGGGTGCCTTGCGGAGACCAAGTTTCTCGAGGCGGCGTTGGGAGGCGGCGTGACGTCGCGCGAAATGACGAGCGAGTACTACGGCGCAGGCGCCGGGGCCACGCAAGAGGCCGCGATCGTCGCCGGCGAAGACGAGTAG
- a CDS encoding pentapeptide repeat-containing protein, with protein MADDGIIESRPQFERLLAGRALQGRQVRSVAMSRGTWHGACLTEVSFERCALDGIDTDACEFLQSTWHQVDLRQARLADVYAVRCQWRLCDATELALAQALLVDCEFDESRLSKASFDGATLRRCRFTRSELASATFRGARLIQTTFLGYQAGIESLTRVDFAGAFLSHVSLAGANLYAANFAGATLLGCDLSGANLCGANLQGARFVGCQLHGLELDHATII; from the coding sequence ATGGCCGACGATGGCATCATCGAATCGCGGCCGCAGTTTGAGCGCCTCTTAGCTGGCCGCGCCCTGCAGGGACGACAGGTGCGCAGCGTGGCGATGTCGCGCGGCACCTGGCACGGCGCCTGCCTCACCGAGGTGAGCTTTGAACGCTGCGCGCTGGATGGGATCGACACCGATGCCTGCGAGTTCTTGCAGAGCACATGGCATCAAGTTGATTTGCGGCAGGCGCGGTTGGCAGATGTTTACGCCGTGCGTTGCCAGTGGCGCCTGTGCGACGCCACGGAGCTTGCGCTCGCGCAGGCCCTGCTGGTGGACTGCGAGTTTGACGAGTCGCGCCTGAGCAAAGCGAGCTTTGATGGCGCCACCTTACGGCGATGTCGCTTTACGCGCAGCGAGCTCGCCTCGGCGACGTTTCGCGGCGCCCGCCTCATCCAGACCACGTTTCTTGGCTATCAAGCCGGCATCGAATCGCTGACGCGCGTCGATTTTGCCGGCGCCTTTCTCAGCCATGTATCTCTCGCGGGAGCCAATCTCTATGCCGCCAACTTCGCCGGCGCCACCTTGCTGGGGTGTGACCTCTCGGGGGCGAATTTATGTGGCGCAAATTTGCAGGGCGCGCGGTTTGTCGGCTGCCAGCTGCACGGCCTCGAGCTCGACCACGCTACGATCATCTGA